Proteins encoded together in one Amblyomma americanum isolate KBUSLIRL-KWMA chromosome 1, ASM5285725v1, whole genome shotgun sequence window:
- the LOC144116012 gene encoding uncharacterized protein LOC144116012: MPRRFTGKLFHFLFTHLELGTFGERLRWLDREQGIFQLLWKHGNGTSRTPAEDVALFMAWHQEKKRRKPCDGTEAKQRFRAATNKMRLEVVKSWRGITPEKNFQYRRFPKDDLEYLLRHADLDQDVPWYRTEPTSSDEAQGSEDMILSTMEPEEGLFSHTAASTRWSYEHSVSFELQGPPPLYAPMPASFEEREVKVPPELLQDSTPLAPDTTSFAPGRVVQIKVEKTSEADESTEAQDPTVFTPKLASPHKIHEGTASPGVRDSLENVPHCPQSTSRQQNQQQPTVSHSQQRRVSQCSSKSWKKVMHQRWLRPVRLTTPYQRSKCC, from the exons ATGCCGAGACGTTTCACGGGCAAGCTTTTTCACTTCCTTTTCACGCACCTGGAGCTGGGGACGTTTGGCGAGCGGCTCCGTTGGCTTGATCGAGAGCAAGGAATTTTCCAGCTTCTGTGGAAGCATGGCAATGGCACCTCCAGAACACCTGCAGAGGATGTTGCCCTTTTTATG GCCTGGCATCAGGAGAAGAAGCGACGGAAGCCATGTGACGGCACAGAAGCAAAGCAGAGGTTTCGTGCAGCGACGAACAAAATGCGACTAGAAGTGGTGAAGAGCTGGCGAGGCATTACACCCGAAAAGAATTTCCAGTACCGGCGGTTTCCCAAAGACGACTTAG AATACTTGCTTAGGCATGCTGACTTGGATCAAGATGTTCCTTGGTACCGAACTGAGCCCACATCGTCTGATGAAGCACAGGGTTCTGAAGACATGATTCTTTCAACGATGGAGCCGGAAGAAGGCCTGTTCTCGCACACA GCGGCTTCAACCAGGTGGTCATATGAACACAGCGTGTCTTTTGAACTTCAAGGCCCTCCTCCTCTCTATGCTCCCATGCCGGCTTCTTTCGAGGAACGTGAAGTCAAAGTGCCCCCTGAACTTCTTCAAGACTCCACTCCTCTTGCTCCCGACACCACTTCTTTTGCTCCTGGGAGAGTGGTTCAGATCAAAGTTGAGAAAACATCCGAAGCTGACGAATCTACTGAAGCTCAAGACCCGACCGTCTTCACTCCCAAGTTGGCTTCTCCCCACAAGATACATGAAGGCACAGCATCTCCTGGAGTTCGAGACAGCCTGGAAAATGTGCCACACTGCCCTCAGTCTACCTCTCGTCAACAG AACCAGCAGCAGCCGACTGTGTCCCACTCCCAGCAGCGGCGGGTGAGCCAGTGCAGCAGCAAAAGCTGGAAGAAAGTGATGCATCAGCGTTGGCTGAGACCTGTTCGTCTCACAACACCTTATCAACGTTCAAAGTGCTGCTGA